A genomic segment from Cryptococcus tetragattii IND107 chromosome 9, whole genome shotgun sequence encodes:
- a CDS encoding transaldolase, whose protein sequence is MPTSLEALKASGTTVVADTGDFASIDEFKPQDATTNPSLILAATKMPAYAKLIDPAIQYAKSKGGDIEVQSENAMDRLLVEFGTEILKIIPGRVSTEVDAKFSFDTQATINKAHQLIALYKEQGVDKDRVLIKIASTYEGILAAKQLESEGIHCNLTLLFGFGQAVACAEAGVTLISPFVGRILDWYKKANPDTTYTSETDPGVQSVRKIYNYYKQHGYKTIVMGASFRNTGEIAALAGCDFLTISPKLLDELNKSQDNLPKKLDASSTGEPIPKTSYLNDEAKFRWALFDDVMAFDKLHEGIRGFAKDGATLKHMLIEKLKA, encoded by the exons ATGCCCACTTCTCTTGAAGCTCTCAAGGC CTCTGGCACCACCGTTGTTGCCGACACTGGTGACTTTGCTTCCATCGACGAGTTCAAGCCTCAGGATGCCACCACTAACCCTTCCCTCAT CCTTGCCGCCACCAAGATGCCTGCGTACGCTAAGCTCATTGACCCTGCTATCCAGTACGCCAAGTCCAAGGGCGG TGACATTGAAGTCCAGTCCGAGAACGCCATGGACCGACTTCTCGTTGAGTTCGGTACTGAGATCTTGAAGATCATCCCCGGTCGAGTTTCTACCGAGGTTGACGCCAAGTTCTCTTTCGACACCCAGGCCACTATCAACAAGGCCCACCAGCTTATTGCTCTTTACAAGGAGCAGGGTGTCGACAAGGACCGAGTCTTGATCAAGATCGCCTCCACCTACGAGGGTATCCTTGCTGCCAAGCAGCTCGAATCTGAGGGTATCCA CTGTAACCttaccctcctcttcggtTTCGGCCAGGCCGTTGCTTGTGCCGAGGCTGGTGTTACCCTTATCTCTCCCTTCGTCGGCCGA ATTCTCGACTGGTACAAGAAGGCTAACCCCGACACTACTTACACTTCCGAGACCGACCCCGGAGTTCAGTCCGTCCGAAAAATCTACAA CTACTACAAGCAACACGGCTACAAGACCATCGTTATGGGTGCTTCTTTCCGAAACACTGGCGAAATCGCCGCCCTTGCCGGTTGCGACTTCCTTACCATCTCCCCCAAGCTCCTCGATGAGCTCAACAAGTCTCAGGACAACCTCCCCAAGAAGCTCGACGCTTCTTCCACTGGCGAGCCCATCCCCAAGACTTCCTACCTTAACGACGAGGCCAAGTTCCGATGGGCCCTTTTCGACGATGTCATGGCCTTTGACAAGCTCCACGAGGGTATCCGAGGTTTCGCCAAGGACGGTGCTACTTTGAAGCACATGTTGATCGAGAAGCTCAAGGCTTAG